A stretch of the Haloarcula ordinaria genome encodes the following:
- a CDS encoding methyl-accepting chemotaxis protein, translating into MPSDSASPLPSLVGDSYAARLGVALSFAIVVIVAFGVLISVQASATLEEDVSEELTALSDTQADQLDAWLTTTQREVRTTSSRSVFATGSTTEIQDRLEGMVTNDEVPPDVVAVHYVNTETGEILASSDQQFVGVNAAEQGAPFATTRPSFEGPDDTHVTEPFSVSVVDHPIIAVVSPVRDTDDRMLVFMTDLEAKASELSAQRTGSRTLVVGTDGRFVFHHNTSAVGTVAPVSRLDGDPLGSLEAGNSTFVETRSMVMGLSRLDGHDWVVMTHSTPEEAYALSSQINSDLVGLILLAVVNLGLVGVTIGGNTIASLRRLSTKAEAMADGDLDVDLETSRTDEFGALYGAFDNMRTNLREQISEAESAREEAMEAREEAEAARAEVEEERNEMEALSGHLELKAEEYSDALDSAADGDLTARVDAESMSDPMADVGKEINTTLAALEETIATMQSFAANVLQSSERVDSNAQRVDEASQQVSASIQEIFEDATAQNENLDSAASEMENLSATAEEVASSAQQVADTSESAASVGEDGREAAQAAIEEMSAIDDVTKETVAEINALDDDLDEIGDIVSVITSIVEQTNMLALNASIEAAHADGDGDGFAVVADEIKSLAEETKEAAGDIEARIERIQSQAGDTVETMESTSQRITEGVGTVEEAVDALETIVEYTEEVDTGIQEIDHATEEQARTAQEVMGTIDELADISQQTATEADTVAGAADDQASAISKVSESAEELGQRAADLESLLERFQVDAGVGADATTATAETDD; encoded by the coding sequence GGAGGACGTCTCGGAGGAGCTGACGGCCCTGTCGGACACCCAGGCCGACCAGCTGGACGCCTGGCTGACGACGACGCAGCGAGAGGTCCGCACGACGTCGAGTCGATCGGTGTTCGCAACGGGGTCGACCACCGAGATACAGGACAGACTGGAGGGGATGGTCACGAACGACGAGGTACCGCCCGACGTCGTCGCGGTCCACTACGTGAACACCGAGACCGGGGAGATACTCGCGAGCTCGGACCAGCAGTTCGTCGGGGTCAACGCCGCCGAGCAGGGTGCGCCGTTCGCGACGACCCGGCCGTCGTTCGAGGGGCCGGACGACACGCACGTGACCGAGCCGTTCTCGGTATCGGTCGTCGACCACCCCATCATCGCGGTGGTGTCCCCGGTTCGGGACACCGACGACAGGATGCTCGTGTTCATGACCGACCTCGAGGCGAAGGCCAGCGAGCTATCCGCACAGCGCACCGGATCACGGACGCTCGTCGTCGGCACGGACGGCCGGTTCGTCTTCCACCACAACACTTCGGCGGTCGGGACGGTCGCACCCGTCTCGAGGCTCGACGGGGACCCGCTGGGCTCGCTCGAAGCGGGCAACAGCACGTTCGTCGAGACGAGGTCGATGGTGATGGGACTGTCACGACTCGACGGGCACGACTGGGTCGTCATGACCCACTCTACGCCCGAGGAGGCGTACGCCCTGAGTTCGCAGATCAACTCCGACCTCGTGGGGCTCATCCTGCTCGCGGTCGTCAACCTGGGGCTCGTCGGCGTCACCATCGGTGGCAACACCATCGCGTCGCTCCGCCGACTCTCGACGAAGGCAGAGGCGATGGCCGACGGTGACCTCGACGTCGACCTCGAGACGTCCCGGACCGACGAGTTCGGGGCGCTGTACGGAGCGTTCGACAACATGCGGACGAACCTTAGAGAGCAGATATCTGAGGCGGAGTCCGCCCGCGAGGAGGCCATGGAGGCCCGCGAAGAGGCCGAAGCGGCGCGCGCCGAGGTCGAAGAAGAGCGCAACGAGATGGAGGCGCTCAGCGGCCATCTCGAACTGAAAGCCGAGGAGTACAGCGACGCGCTGGACTCGGCCGCCGACGGCGACCTGACCGCGCGGGTCGACGCTGAGAGCATGAGCGACCCGATGGCGGACGTCGGGAAAGAGATCAACACCACACTGGCGGCGCTGGAGGAGACCATCGCGACGATGCAGTCGTTCGCCGCGAACGTCCTCCAGTCGAGCGAGCGCGTCGACTCCAACGCACAGCGGGTCGACGAAGCGAGCCAGCAGGTCTCGGCGTCCATCCAGGAGATATTCGAGGACGCCACGGCACAAAACGAGAACCTCGACTCGGCGGCCTCCGAGATGGAGAACCTCTCGGCGACGGCAGAGGAGGTCGCCTCCTCCGCCCAGCAGGTCGCAGACACCTCCGAGTCCGCCGCGAGCGTCGGCGAGGACGGCCGCGAAGCCGCACAGGCGGCCATCGAGGAGATGAGCGCAATCGACGACGTGACCAAGGAGACGGTCGCGGAGATCAACGCGCTGGACGACGACTTGGACGAGATCGGCGACATCGTGAGCGTCATCACCTCCATCGTCGAGCAGACGAACATGCTCGCGCTGAACGCCTCCATCGAAGCTGCCCACGCGGACGGCGACGGTGACGGCTTCGCCGTCGTCGCCGACGAGATAAAGAGCCTGGCGGAGGAGACCAAGGAGGCCGCCGGCGACATCGAGGCGCGCATCGAGCGTATCCAATCCCAGGCCGGCGACACCGTCGAGACGATGGAGTCGACCAGCCAGCGCATCACCGAAGGGGTCGGCACCGTCGAGGAGGCCGTCGACGCGCTGGAGACCATCGTCGAGTACACCGAAGAGGTCGACACGGGCATCCAGGAGATCGACCACGCCACCGAGGAGCAGGCCCGGACCGCACAGGAGGTCATGGGGACCATCGACGAGCTGGCGGACATCAGCCAGCAAACCGCCACCGAGGCGGACACCGTCGCCGGCGCGGCCGACGACCAGGCGTCCGCTATCAGCAAGGTCTCGGAGTCTGCCGAGGAGCTCGGTCAGCGCGCAGCGGACCTCGAATCGCTACTCGAACGCTTCCAGGTCGACGCGGGTGTCGGGGCCGACGCGACCACGGCGACTGCGGAGACCGACGACTAA